The following are from one region of the Streptomyces fradiae genome:
- a CDS encoding beta-class carbonic anhydrase, producing the protein MSTSAHPSADPIGTESPVIDRLVEANERYAADFTDPGMDARPVRRVAVVACMDARLDLHAALGLELGDCHTIRNAGGVVTDDVIRSLTISQRALGTRSVMLVHHTNCGLESLTEDFRHELEDEVGQRPAWAVEAFRDVDQDVRQSMQRVRTSPFLPHADDVRGFVFDVTTGLLREIDPA; encoded by the coding sequence ATGTCGACCTCTGCGCACCCCTCAGCCGACCCGATAGGCACCGAGAGCCCGGTCATCGACCGCCTCGTCGAGGCCAACGAGCGTTACGCCGCCGACTTCACCGACCCCGGAATGGACGCGCGCCCCGTGCGGCGCGTCGCCGTGGTCGCCTGCATGGACGCCCGTCTCGACCTGCACGCCGCGCTGGGCCTGGAGCTCGGCGACTGCCACACCATCCGCAACGCGGGCGGCGTGGTCACCGACGACGTGATCCGTTCCCTCACGATCAGCCAGCGGGCGCTCGGCACCCGCAGCGTGATGCTGGTGCACCACACCAACTGCGGTCTGGAGTCCCTCACCGAGGACTTCCGGCACGAGCTGGAGGACGAGGTCGGACAGCGTCCGGCCTGGGCCGTGGAGGCCTTCCGGGACGTCGACCAGGACGTCCGGCAGTCGATGCAGCGGGTCCGCACCTCCCCGTTCCTGCCGCACGCCGACGACGTGCGGGGCTTCGTCTTCGACGTGACGACGGGTCTGCTGCGCGAGATCGACCCGGCCTGA
- a CDS encoding AAA family ATPase, which translates to MTTYDDRASLTDLTTTAERVRGSVESVIEGKPEVVRLALTVLLAEGHLLIEDVPGVGKTMLAKTLARSIDCSVRRIQFTPDLLPSDITGVSIFDQQRREFEFKPGAIFAQIVIGDEINRASPKTQSALLESMEERQVTVDGQTYELPSPFMVVATQNPVEMEGTYPLPEAQRDRFMARVSIGYPNAEAELKMLGVHGSVSPLDDLQPVAHAHEVLKLIEAVRAVHVAEAVKRYAVDLVAATRTHPELRLGASPRATLHLLRAAKASAALSGREYVLPDDVQALAAPVLAHRLLPTAQAQLGRRTAEQVVQDILQRTPVPAAAPPAQPSGPYYGQQPGVRRP; encoded by the coding sequence GTGACGACCTATGACGACCGAGCGAGCCTCACAGATCTGACCACGACCGCGGAGCGGGTCCGCGGGTCGGTGGAGAGTGTGATCGAGGGCAAGCCCGAGGTCGTGCGTCTTGCGCTGACCGTGCTCCTCGCCGAGGGACATCTCCTCATCGAGGACGTCCCCGGCGTGGGCAAGACCATGCTGGCGAAGACGCTGGCGCGGTCCATCGACTGCTCGGTCCGCCGGATCCAGTTCACGCCCGACCTGCTGCCCTCGGACATCACGGGCGTGTCGATCTTCGACCAGCAGCGGCGCGAGTTCGAGTTCAAGCCGGGTGCGATCTTCGCGCAGATCGTGATCGGCGACGAGATCAACCGGGCCTCCCCCAAGACCCAGTCCGCGCTCCTGGAGTCCATGGAGGAGCGCCAGGTCACGGTCGACGGCCAGACCTACGAGCTGCCCAGCCCGTTCATGGTGGTCGCCACACAGAACCCGGTCGAGATGGAGGGCACCTACCCGCTGCCCGAGGCCCAGCGCGACCGCTTCATGGCCCGGGTCTCCATCGGCTATCCGAACGCGGAGGCCGAGCTGAAGATGCTCGGCGTGCACGGCTCGGTGTCCCCGCTGGACGACCTCCAGCCGGTGGCCCACGCCCATGAGGTGCTCAAGCTGATCGAGGCGGTCCGCGCGGTGCACGTCGCGGAGGCCGTCAAGCGGTACGCGGTGGACCTGGTCGCCGCCACCCGCACCCACCCCGAGCTGCGGCTCGGCGCCTCCCCGCGCGCCACGCTGCACCTGCTGCGGGCCGCGAAGGCCTCCGCCGCGCTCAGCGGCCGGGAGTACGTGCTGCCCGACGACGTCCAGGCGCTCGCCGCCCCGGTGCTCGCCCACCGGCTGCTGCCCACCGCGCAGGCCCAGCTGGGCCGCCGCACCGCGGAGCAGGTCGTGCAGGACATCCTGCAGCGCACCCCGGTGCCGGCCGCCGCACCGCCCGCGCAGCCCTCCGGTCCGTACTACGGCCAGCAGCCCGGCGTCCGGCGGCCGTGA
- a CDS encoding DUF58 domain-containing protein produces the protein MSAAAPQGQAPGQWQDGDRGSLRAALAGLTTRGRSFLAAGVAAAGCAYVLGQADLLRVGLLLAVLPLVCVLVLHRTRHRVAASRRLAPRRVETGTEARVHLRMDNVSRLPTGLLMLQDHVPYMLGPRPRFVLDRVEAGGRREVSYRVRSDLRGRFPLGPLQLRLTDPFGMCELTRSFSAHDTLTVIPRTEALPPVRLGGESAGYGEGQQRALALAGDDDIIPRAYRHGDDLRRVHWRSSARYGELMVRREEQPQRARCTVLLDTRDLAYEGGGPDSAFEWAVSGAASVLTHMLERGYAVRLLTDTGSTVPGEGAEGFAGAGQESGEAAGLMLDTLAVVDHSEGAGLSRAYDVLRGGHEGLLVAFVGDLDEEQAALVARMRHRGGAAVAFVLDSGTWLTGGAVTGAVEDRLRRLREAGWQAFAVQPGARLADLWQHAGGAAAQAPGADTYGGWS, from the coding sequence ATGAGCGCCGCCGCTCCGCAGGGACAGGCCCCGGGGCAGTGGCAGGACGGCGACCGGGGCAGCCTGCGGGCCGCCCTGGCCGGGCTCACCACCCGCGGCCGGTCCTTCCTCGCCGCCGGGGTCGCCGCCGCCGGCTGCGCCTATGTATTGGGCCAGGCCGACCTGCTGCGCGTCGGGCTGCTGCTCGCCGTGCTGCCGCTGGTCTGCGTCCTCGTGCTGCACCGCACCCGCCACCGGGTCGCGGCGAGCCGCCGGCTCGCCCCGCGGCGGGTCGAGACCGGCACCGAGGCCCGGGTCCACCTCCGCATGGACAACGTGTCCCGGCTGCCCACCGGCCTGCTGATGCTCCAGGACCACGTGCCCTACATGCTGGGGCCGCGGCCCCGCTTCGTGCTCGACCGGGTCGAGGCCGGCGGCCGCCGCGAGGTGTCCTACCGGGTCCGCTCCGACCTGCGCGGGCGCTTCCCGCTCGGCCCGCTGCAGCTGCGGCTCACCGACCCCTTCGGGATGTGCGAGCTGACCCGCTCCTTCAGCGCCCACGACACGCTCACCGTCATCCCCCGCACCGAGGCCCTCCCGCCGGTCAGGCTGGGCGGCGAGTCCGCCGGATACGGGGAGGGGCAGCAGCGGGCCCTCGCGCTCGCCGGGGACGACGACATCATTCCGCGTGCCTATCGGCACGGCGACGACCTGCGCCGGGTCCACTGGCGCTCCAGCGCGCGGTACGGGGAGCTGATGGTGCGCCGCGAGGAGCAGCCGCAGCGGGCCCGTTGCACGGTGCTGCTCGACACCCGGGACCTGGCCTACGAGGGCGGCGGCCCCGACTCGGCCTTCGAATGGGCCGTCTCCGGCGCCGCCTCGGTGCTCACCCACATGCTGGAGCGGGGCTACGCGGTCCGGCTGCTCACCGACACCGGAAGCACCGTGCCCGGCGAGGGCGCGGAGGGCTTCGCCGGCGCGGGCCAGGAGTCGGGCGAGGCCGCCGGACTGATGCTGGACACCCTCGCGGTCGTGGACCACTCCGAGGGCGCCGGGCTCTCCCGGGCCTACGACGTGCTGCGCGGCGGGCACGAGGGACTCCTCGTCGCGTTCGTCGGCGACCTCGACGAGGAGCAGGCGGCGCTGGTGGCCCGGATGCGGCACCGCGGCGGGGCGGCGGTCGCCTTCGTGCTCGACTCCGGGACCTGGCTGACCGGCGGCGCCGTCACGGGCGCGGTCGAGGACCGGCTGCGCCGGCTGCGGGAGGCCGGCTGGCAGGCCTTCGCCGTGCAGCCGGGCGCACGCCTCGCCGATCTGTGGCAGCACGCGGGCGGCGCGGCCGCGCAGGCCCCCGGCGCCGACACCTACGGAGGTTGGTCATGA
- a CDS encoding DUF3488 and DUF4129 domain-containing transglutaminase family protein, translating into MSGRTRLTLAAYAATLAASLALMPLVKPATWIFTAALVLALQSAVGAVTRRVPLARPLTIAAQAVLTLLVLTVVFVRDQAILGVLPGPEALTSFGSLFEAGVNDVGTYAPPAPNTPGIRLLLVTGVAVIGLLVDTLAVTFRNAAPAGLPLLALYSVAAGLSGGGAGLLAFLLAAAGYLVLLLAEGRDRLSAWGRVFGGAQRAGRSGSPVAEGGSASAPARTGVRIGAVTLGVALLVPFALPGLGGGVFGGGDGEGRGGKGGTISAVNPLVSLQNDLRQPEDREVLRYRTNATDKNSLYLRLVALDQFDGTSWKSSVRPIEDVPEQLPWPDGLAQDVRVSEVNTNFVASGEYEQKWLPMPYPASKVSISGSWRYEPAGRMLVGDNGQTTRGSRYSVTSLDVRPTGEQLAAAPDAPEKLVREYTRVPASLPADVKSTALEVTRGTHNAYEQAVRLQDWFAEDGGFRYDVSVDSGTGVGAVSRFLKDKRGFCIHFSFSMAAMARSLGIPARVAVGFMPGTPQPDGSVSVGIRDAHAWPELYFEGAGWVRFEPTPSRGTVPDYTRATAAGGGATPSAQPSTGVSAQPSAVPSASVSCTPQEQKLGGCGQDQAAAGATDGDGGGFDWRQIALVALVVVVVLGLPLLPWLWRSRLRARRLGPAPDPVARVLAVWQEINDTAWDYGITPDESRTPRRTAARLVREGELSTNAADAVHRVARAVEEALYAPRPRPATGLTEQAELIRHGLDASVSRPARLRARLAPRSAARLRWAAQARTEALRTAWSTRAAALTRSLRRKPS; encoded by the coding sequence ATGAGCGGGCGCACGCGGCTGACGCTCGCGGCCTACGCCGCGACGCTGGCGGCATCCCTCGCGCTGATGCCGCTGGTCAAACCGGCCACCTGGATCTTCACTGCGGCGCTCGTGCTCGCCCTGCAGAGCGCGGTCGGCGCGGTCACCCGGCGGGTGCCGCTGGCCCGGCCGCTGACCATCGCCGCCCAGGCGGTGCTGACCCTGCTCGTCCTGACGGTGGTCTTCGTCCGCGACCAGGCGATCCTCGGCGTGCTGCCGGGCCCGGAGGCGCTCACCTCCTTCGGAAGCCTCTTCGAGGCCGGGGTGAACGATGTGGGCACCTATGCGCCGCCCGCGCCGAACACCCCCGGCATCCGGCTGCTCCTGGTCACCGGCGTGGCCGTGATCGGACTCCTTGTGGACACCCTCGCGGTGACCTTCCGCAACGCGGCACCGGCCGGACTGCCGCTGCTCGCGCTGTACTCGGTGGCCGCCGGGCTTTCCGGCGGCGGCGCGGGACTGCTGGCCTTCCTGCTCGCGGCGGCCGGCTATCTGGTGCTGCTGCTCGCCGAGGGCCGGGACCGGCTGTCGGCCTGGGGCCGGGTGTTCGGCGGGGCGCAGCGCGCGGGCCGGAGCGGTTCCCCGGTCGCCGAGGGCGGGTCCGCGTCCGCGCCGGCCCGCACCGGGGTGCGGATCGGCGCGGTCACCCTGGGCGTGGCGCTCCTGGTGCCGTTCGCGCTGCCCGGTCTGGGCGGCGGTGTGTTCGGCGGCGGCGACGGCGAGGGCCGGGGCGGCAAGGGCGGCACGATCTCAGCGGTGAACCCGCTGGTGTCGCTGCAGAACGACCTGCGCCAGCCGGAGGACCGGGAGGTCCTGCGCTACCGCACCAACGCCACCGACAAGAACAGCCTCTACCTGCGGCTCGTCGCGCTGGACCAGTTCGACGGCACCTCGTGGAAGTCCTCGGTCCGCCCGATCGAGGACGTGCCCGAGCAGCTGCCGTGGCCGGACGGCCTGGCCCAGGACGTGCGCGTCTCGGAGGTGAACACCAACTTCGTGGCCTCCGGCGAGTACGAGCAGAAGTGGCTGCCGATGCCGTATCCGGCGTCGAAGGTCTCCATCAGCGGCAGCTGGCGGTACGAGCCGGCCGGCCGGATGCTGGTCGGCGACAACGGGCAGACCACGCGCGGCTCCCGCTACTCGGTGACCAGCCTGGACGTGCGGCCGACCGGCGAGCAGCTGGCGGCGGCCCCGGACGCCCCGGAGAAGCTGGTCCGGGAGTACACCCGGGTGCCGGCCTCGCTGCCGGCCGATGTGAAGTCGACGGCCCTGGAGGTCACCCGGGGCACGCACAACGCCTACGAGCAGGCGGTGCGGCTGCAGGACTGGTTCGCCGAGGACGGCGGCTTCCGCTACGACGTGTCGGTCGACTCCGGTACGGGTGTCGGGGCGGTCTCCCGCTTCCTGAAGGACAAGCGGGGCTTCTGCATCCACTTCTCCTTCTCGATGGCGGCGATGGCCCGCTCGCTCGGCATCCCGGCCCGGGTCGCGGTCGGCTTCATGCCCGGCACCCCGCAGCCCGACGGCTCCGTGTCGGTCGGCATCCGGGACGCCCACGCGTGGCCCGAGCTGTACTTCGAGGGGGCGGGCTGGGTCCGCTTCGAGCCGACGCCCTCGCGCGGCACGGTGCCGGACTACACCCGGGCGACCGCCGCGGGCGGCGGTGCGACCCCGTCGGCGCAGCCCTCGACCGGTGTGTCGGCGCAGCCCTCGGCGGTGCCGAGCGCCTCGGTGAGCTGCACCCCGCAGGAGCAGAAGCTCGGTGGCTGCGGCCAGGACCAGGCCGCGGCCGGTGCCACGGACGGCGACGGCGGCGGTTTCGACTGGCGGCAGATCGCGCTGGTGGCCCTGGTGGTGGTCGTGGTCCTCGGGCTGCCGCTGCTGCCGTGGCTGTGGCGCAGCCGGCTGCGGGCCCGCAGGCTCGGTCCGGCGCCCGACCCGGTGGCCCGGGTCCTCGCGGTGTGGCAGGAGATCAACGACACCGCCTGGGACTACGGGATCACCCCGGACGAGTCCCGTACGCCCCGGCGCACGGCGGCGCGCCTTGTCCGGGAGGGCGAGCTGTCCACGAACGCGGCGGACGCCGTGCACCGGGTGGCCCGCGCGGTGGAGGAGGCGCTGTACGCGCCGCGTCCCCGCCCGGCCACGGGCCTGACGGAGCAGGCCGAGCTGATCCGCCACGGCCTCGACGCCTCGGTCTCCCGCCCGGCCCGTCTCCGCGCCCGCCTCGCCCCGCGCTCGGCCGCCCGCCTGCGCTGGGCCGCCCAGGCCCGCACGGAAGCCCTCCGTACGGCCTGGTCCACCCGCGCCGCGGCCCTCACCCGCTCCCTGCGCCGGAAGCCCTCGTAG
- a CDS encoding DUF3040 domain-containing protein, producing the protein MPLSEHEQRMLEQMERALYAEDPKFATALEGSGLRTYTRRRVYQAVAGFLVGIALLMAGMVAQQIWISVVGFLVMLGCAVLAVTGWRKAPKPGEHGRAAAGGGRQARQRRSMMTRIEERWQRRRDEQQGGHH; encoded by the coding sequence GTGCCGCTCTCGGAGCACGAGCAGCGAATGCTCGAGCAGATGGAGCGAGCGCTGTACGCCGAAGATCCCAAGTTCGCGACAGCGCTCGAGGGAAGCGGGCTGCGTACGTACACCCGGCGACGGGTCTACCAGGCGGTCGCTGGCTTCCTGGTGGGTATCGCGCTCCTCATGGCCGGAATGGTCGCTCAGCAGATCTGGATCAGCGTGGTGGGGTTCCTCGTCATGCTGGGCTGCGCGGTCCTGGCGGTCACCGGATGGCGCAAGGCGCCCAAGCCGGGCGAACACGGCCGAGCCGCCGCGGGCGGTGGCCGGCAGGCACGACAGCGCCGCTCGATGATGACCCGCATCGAAGAGCGGTGGCAGCGCCGCCGCGACGAACAGCAGGGCGGCCACCACTAG
- a CDS encoding methyltransferase: MSDPSPVSGREATSRPSRASLRTAVVWDVLKDALERRVKATGKDSLDVLDTGGGSGNFAVPAARLGHRVTVVDPSPNALFALERRAAEAGVADRVSGVQGDIRGLFDVVGREGFDIVLCHGVLEYVDDPAEGVRNATAALRPGGSLSLLAAGLGGAVLARALAGHFTEARHALGDPDGRWGEGDPVPRRFTAEQLTGLAADAGLEVGAVHGVRVFADLVPGVLVDTEPGAAEALLRLEAAAAELSSFHAIATQLHVLGEKRG; the protein is encoded by the coding sequence GTGTCGGACCCTTCCCCCGTCTCCGGTCGAGAGGCGACTTCGCGCCCGTCGCGCGCCTCCCTGCGCACCGCCGTCGTCTGGGACGTCCTCAAAGACGCCCTGGAGCGCCGGGTCAAGGCCACCGGGAAGGACAGCCTCGATGTGCTCGACACGGGCGGCGGCTCCGGCAACTTCGCGGTGCCGGCGGCCCGGCTCGGCCACCGGGTCACCGTCGTCGACCCCAGCCCCAACGCGCTCTTCGCCCTGGAGCGGCGCGCCGCCGAGGCCGGCGTCGCCGACCGGGTGAGCGGGGTGCAGGGCGACATCCGCGGTCTCTTCGACGTGGTGGGGCGCGAGGGCTTCGACATCGTGCTCTGCCACGGCGTCCTGGAGTACGTGGACGACCCCGCCGAGGGCGTCCGCAACGCCACCGCCGCGCTCCGCCCCGGCGGCAGCCTCAGCCTGCTCGCCGCCGGGCTCGGCGGCGCCGTCCTGGCCCGCGCCCTCGCCGGCCACTTCACCGAGGCCCGGCACGCGCTCGGCGACCCGGACGGGCGCTGGGGCGAGGGCGACCCGGTGCCGCGGCGGTTCACCGCCGAGCAGCTCACCGGGCTCGCCGCCGACGCCGGTCTGGAGGTCGGCGCCGTGCACGGCGTGCGGGTCTTCGCCGACCTGGTGCCCGGCGTCCTGGTCGACACCGAGCCGGGCGCGGCCGAGGCTCTGCTCCGCCTGGAGGCGGCGGCCGCGGAGCTGTCCTCCTTCCACGCCATCGCGACCCAGCTGCACGTTCTCGGCGAGAAGCGCGGCTGA
- a CDS encoding SAV_6107 family HEPN domain-containing protein encodes MAGHNAAAASRRQTARRSAPAQLGPASDIHPVLRRTSAPPAALDLLAKARAGLDEAAALDMPHERYATAHLAALRTAAAVLAARGRPERDPRKRARIRSTWDVLPEIAPELTEWSALFAAGAERRARAEAGITAAATRRDADDLIRDAAVFLRLVERLLVLQPVLPRQPGAEEAAG; translated from the coding sequence ATGGCCGGCCACAACGCCGCCGCCGCATCCCGGCGCCAGACCGCGCGCCGCTCCGCCCCCGCCCAGCTCGGACCCGCGTCCGACATCCACCCGGTCCTGCGCCGCACCTCGGCACCGCCCGCCGCCCTCGACCTGCTCGCCAAGGCCAGGGCCGGACTCGACGAGGCCGCCGCGCTCGACATGCCCCACGAGCGGTACGCCACCGCCCACCTCGCCGCCCTGCGCACGGCCGCCGCCGTGCTCGCCGCCCGCGGCCGACCCGAGCGCGACCCCCGCAAGCGGGCGCGCATCCGCAGCACCTGGGACGTGCTGCCCGAGATAGCCCCCGAGCTCACCGAGTGGAGCGCGCTGTTCGCCGCCGGGGCCGAGCGCCGGGCCCGCGCCGAGGCCGGCATCACCGCGGCCGCCACCCGCCGCGACGCCGACGACCTGATCAGGGACGCCGCCGTGTTCCTGCGCCTGGTCGAGCGGCTGCTCGTGCTCCAGCCCGTGCTGCCGCGCCAGCCGGGGGCGGAGGAGGCCGCCGGATGA
- a CDS encoding ATP-binding cassette domain-containing protein: MEANHGAAVVADGFGLKGPRGWAFRGIGFEAAPGSLVAVEGPSGSGRTCLLLALTGRMKTHEGHAEVAGLRLPRKMAAVRRISALGPVPGVSELDPAFTVVEHLRERALLQRRFDGSLKALLRPPAEGRAAARDRIDEALAAAGLDVEALPKGERTSVRDLERLEALRLSVALALIGKPRVLALDDADLKLSDADRAEAWALLRSVAAAGTTVLAVCSEAPEDALKVSTAPAATRPAAPEPEAEPEPKTEPEPEPADTATKSESESKSEKGDADALA; the protein is encoded by the coding sequence GTGGAAGCGAACCACGGCGCCGCCGTCGTCGCGGACGGATTCGGACTCAAGGGCCCGCGGGGCTGGGCGTTCCGGGGAATCGGCTTCGAGGCGGCCCCCGGCAGCCTGGTCGCCGTCGAGGGACCCTCCGGCTCCGGCCGCACCTGCCTGCTGCTCGCGCTCACCGGCCGGATGAAGACCCACGAGGGCCATGCCGAGGTGGCCGGACTGCGGCTGCCCCGCAAGATGGCGGCCGTGCGCCGGATCAGCGCGCTCGGCCCCGTCCCCGGCGTCAGCGAGCTCGACCCGGCCTTCACCGTCGTCGAGCACCTGCGCGAGCGCGCGCTGCTCCAGCGCCGCTTCGACGGCAGCCTCAAGGCCCTGCTGCGCCCGCCGGCCGAGGGCCGCGCCGCCGCCCGGGACCGGATCGACGAGGCCCTGGCCGCCGCCGGACTCGACGTCGAGGCCCTGCCCAAGGGCGAGCGGACCTCGGTGCGGGACCTGGAGCGCCTGGAGGCGCTGCGCCTGTCCGTCGCGCTCGCCCTCATCGGCAAGCCCCGGGTGCTCGCCCTGGACGACGCCGACCTCAAGCTGTCCGACGCCGACCGCGCCGAGGCCTGGGCCCTGCTGCGCTCCGTCGCCGCCGCCGGCACCACCGTCCTCGCCGTGTGCAGCGAGGCCCCCGAGGACGCCCTGAAGGTCTCCACGGCCCCGGCCGCGACGAGGCCCGCCGCGCCCGAGCCCGAGGCCGAGCCTGAGCCCAAGACCGAGCCCGAGCCCGAGCCCGCAGACACCGCCACCAAGTCCGAGTCCGAGTCCAAGTCCGAGAAGGGAGACGCCGATGCGCTCGCATAA
- a CDS encoding YhgE/Pip family protein produces the protein MRSHKLAALELKRFGRGKLPRAAMVAILLLPLLYGALYLWSFWDPYSRLDKIPVALVNEDKGATAGGEKITAGADITEKLRESAVFEWHEVSDDEARKGVEDGTYYLSLTMPSDFSERIASSSGDSPETGALRVRTNDANNYIVGQISRTVFSEVRTAASTNSSRTFLDKIFISFSDLHDATEEAAKGAGDLKDGVDKAKAGSKNLADGLKTAKKGSGDLASGITRLDKGAKDLETGSRKVADGTQQLADRVNGEAAKVRPYLANNGKSIRDTARLVSDSASAVQHNLDVLVRRAPAARAAAHTADDELSAYYQKSCVTNPLHDPKACELLKKASVSADDVAKIADDLHELTKDSKGDIKTLDARLTKLKKDADELARRSPHLDNEVDDAIRKINELNKGAHQVAAGAKRMHTGLTQARSGSTSLDTGVGKLKKGAGELDGGLFKLADGSGELATGLSDGVKQIPDYDKQDRDRRTEVMADPVKLAAQSMHKAPNYGTGFAPYFIPLSLWVGAMVAYMIIQPLNRRALAAGASAWRIALAGWLPVAAIGVLQVAALMSVLHWGLGLQMARAAGTVGFLALVTCCFAAIIQWLNARFGAAGRILVLAVLMLQLTSAGGTYPVQTSPGFFNAIHPYLPMTYVVEALRRLITGGGIGPVWQAVAVLTAFTAGALALTAVSARKKQVWTLDRLHPELSL, from the coding sequence ATGCGCTCGCATAAGCTCGCCGCGCTCGAACTGAAGCGGTTCGGCAGGGGGAAGCTCCCGCGGGCCGCGATGGTCGCGATCCTGCTGCTGCCGCTGCTGTACGGCGCACTGTACCTGTGGTCGTTCTGGGACCCGTACAGCAGGCTCGACAAGATCCCCGTCGCCCTGGTCAACGAGGACAAGGGCGCCACCGCCGGCGGCGAGAAGATCACCGCGGGCGCCGACATCACCGAGAAGCTGCGCGAGAGCGCCGTCTTCGAGTGGCACGAGGTCAGCGACGACGAGGCCCGCAAGGGCGTCGAGGACGGGACGTACTACCTGTCGCTCACCATGCCGTCCGACTTCAGCGAGCGGATCGCGTCCAGCTCCGGCGACTCCCCCGAGACCGGTGCGCTGCGGGTGCGGACCAACGACGCCAACAACTACATCGTCGGCCAGATCTCCCGCACGGTCTTCTCCGAGGTGCGCACCGCCGCCTCCACCAACTCCTCCCGGACCTTCCTCGACAAGATCTTCATCTCCTTCTCCGACCTCCACGACGCCACCGAGGAGGCGGCCAAGGGCGCCGGCGACCTCAAGGACGGCGTCGACAAGGCGAAGGCCGGTTCCAAGAACCTGGCCGACGGCCTGAAGACCGCCAAGAAGGGCAGCGGCGACCTGGCCTCCGGCATCACCAGGCTGGACAAGGGCGCCAAGGACCTGGAGACCGGTTCCCGCAAGGTCGCCGACGGCACCCAGCAGCTCGCCGACCGGGTCAACGGCGAGGCCGCCAAGGTCCGCCCGTACCTCGCGAACAACGGCAAGTCGATCCGCGACACCGCCCGCCTGGTCTCCGACTCGGCCTCCGCCGTCCAGCACAACCTGGACGTGCTGGTGCGCCGGGCCCCGGCCGCCCGCGCCGCCGCCCATACGGCCGACGACGAGCTCTCCGCGTACTACCAGAAGAGCTGTGTCACCAACCCGCTGCACGACCCCAAGGCCTGCGAACTCCTGAAGAAGGCCTCGGTCTCCGCCGACGACGTCGCGAAGATCGCCGACGACCTGCACGAGCTGACCAAGGACAGCAAGGGCGACATCAAGACCCTCGACGCCCGGCTGACCAAGCTGAAGAAGGACGCCGACGAGCTGGCCCGGCGCTCGCCGCACCTCGACAACGAGGTCGACGACGCCATCAGGAAGATCAACGAGCTCAACAAGGGCGCCCACCAGGTCGCCGCGGGCGCCAAGCGGATGCACACCGGTCTGACCCAGGCCCGGTCCGGCTCCACCAGCCTGGACACCGGCGTCGGCAAGCTCAAGAAGGGCGCCGGCGAGCTGGACGGCGGCCTGTTCAAGCTGGCCGACGGCTCGGGCGAGCTGGCCACCGGGCTCAGCGACGGCGTGAAGCAGATCCCCGACTACGACAAGCAGGACCGCGACCGCCGCACCGAGGTGATGGCCGACCCGGTCAAGCTGGCCGCCCAGTCGATGCACAAGGCGCCCAACTACGGCACCGGCTTCGCCCCGTACTTCATCCCGCTCTCCCTCTGGGTCGGCGCGATGGTCGCGTACATGATCATCCAGCCGCTCAACCGGCGCGCGCTCGCCGCCGGCGCCTCCGCCTGGCGGATCGCGCTCGCGGGCTGGCTCCCGGTCGCCGCCATCGGCGTCCTCCAGGTGGCCGCGCTGATGTCCGTCCTGCACTGGGGCCTGGGTCTGCAGATGGCCAGGGCCGCCGGCACCGTGGGCTTCCTCGCCCTGGTGACCTGCTGCTTCGCCGCCATCATCCAGTGGCTCAACGCCCGCTTCGGCGCGGCCGGCCGGATCCTGGTGCTCGCCGTCCTGATGCTCCAGCTGACCTCGGCGGGCGGCACCTACCCCGTGCAGACCAGCCCGGGCTTCTTCAACGCGATCCACCCGTACCTGCCGATGACGTACGTCGTCGAGGCGCTGCGCCGGCTCATCACCGGCGGCGGCATCGGCCCGGTCTGGCAGGCCGTCGCCGTCCTGACCGCCTTCACGGCCGGCGCGCTCGCCCTGACCGCCGTCTCCGCCCGCAAGAAGCAGGTGTGGACCCTGGACCGCCTCCACCCCGAACTGTCTCTGTGA
- a CDS encoding TetR/AcrR family transcriptional regulator, whose protein sequence is MDSSSTRRQATRAKLYEAAVTLIAEQGFSATTVDEIAERAGVAKGTVYYNFKSKTELFEELLRHGVSLLAGSLRAAAEETAERGGNRIEALDAMIRAGLVFIDRYPAFTQLYVAELWRTGRAWNSTLLVVRQEAVAVVENVLRDGVAAGEIDGGIDVPLTASALVGMVLVAALDWQAFQSERSLDDVHSALSRLLHGRVSGC, encoded by the coding sequence ATGGACAGCAGCAGCACCAGACGGCAGGCGACCCGCGCCAAGCTCTACGAGGCGGCCGTCACCCTCATCGCCGAGCAGGGCTTCTCGGCGACGACGGTCGACGAGATCGCCGAGCGGGCCGGGGTCGCCAAGGGCACGGTCTACTACAACTTCAAGAGCAAGACCGAGCTCTTCGAGGAGCTGCTGCGGCACGGCGTCTCGCTCCTCGCCGGCTCGCTGCGGGCGGCGGCCGAGGAGACCGCCGAGCGGGGCGGCAACCGGATCGAGGCGCTGGACGCGATGATCCGGGCGGGTCTGGTCTTCATCGACCGCTACCCGGCCTTCACCCAGCTGTACGTGGCCGAGCTGTGGCGCACCGGACGGGCCTGGAACTCCACCCTCCTGGTGGTGCGTCAGGAGGCCGTCGCGGTGGTCGAGAACGTGCTGCGCGACGGCGTGGCGGCCGGTGAGATCGACGGTGGGATCGATGTGCCGCTGACGGCCTCGGCGCTGGTCGGGATGGTCCTGGTGGCCGCGCTCGACTGGCAGGCCTTCCAGAGCGAGCGGTCCCTGGACGACGTGCACTCCGCGCTCTCGCGGCTGCTGCACGGCCGCGTCAGCGGCTGCTGA